One Brassica napus cultivar Da-Ae chromosome C2, Da-Ae, whole genome shotgun sequence DNA window includes the following coding sequences:
- the LOC106425743 gene encoding uncharacterized protein LOC106425743 → MTPPLSPDLPPTMKPSAFLSVESSSPSLSSTVLLSLSVYLLDGDKLVPLSRWPSGRKPNRKDFNGYGSSSRLKHEQMNESDPINEVVSSVKMLTEMFVRVEKSKMEMVREMEKTRMEMELKH, encoded by the exons ATGACTCCGCCACTGTCTCCTGATCTTCCCCCGACGATGAAGCCGTCGGCGTTTCTCTCGGTGGAATCCTCATCTCCGTCGCTCTCCTCCACAGTGCTGTTGTCTCTCTCGGTGTATCTCCTCGATGGTGACAAACTTGTACCTCTCTCTCGGTGGCCGTCTGGGAGGAAACCAAATCGGAAG GACTTCAATGGTTATGGATCGTCTTCTAGGTTGAAGCACGAGCAGATGAATGAGTCTGACCCGATTAATGAAGTTGTGTCTTCGGTGAAGATGTTGACGGAGATGTTTGTGAGGGTGGAGAAGTCGAAGATGGAGATGGTGAGGGAGATGGAGAAGACGAGAATGGAGATGGAGCTGAAGCATTGA
- the LOC106425752 gene encoding protein SEMI-ROLLED LEAF 2, with translation MGAVARTVFPVCESLCCFCPALRARSRHPVKRYKQLLADIFPRSPDEQPNDRKISKLCEYAAKNPLRIPKITTYLEQRCYKELRLEQFHSVKTVMCIYKKLLVACNEQMSLFASSYLGLIHILLDQSRHDEMRVLGCEAIYDFVTSQTEGTYMFNLDGLIPKICPLAHELGEEERTIHLCSAGLQALSSLVWFMGEFSHISVEFDNVVSVVLENYGGVVQSSTGAVQQQDNNTASELSPAEAETRIASWTRIVDDRGKAIVSVEDSKNPKFWSRVCLHNLAKLAKEATTVRRVLESLFRYFDFNEVWSTDNGLALYVLQDVQLLIERSGQNTHFLLSILIKHLDHKNVLKKPKMQLDIVYVATALAQQTKVQPSVAIIGALSDMIRHLRKSIHCSLDDSNLGNEMIQYNLKFETAVEQCLVQLSQKVGDAGPILDIMAVMLESMSNITVMARTLISAVFRTAQIIAAIPNLSYENKAFPDALFHQLLQAMVCADHESRMGAHRIFSVVLVPSSVCPNSVPKSRRPADMQRTLSRTVSVFSSSAALFRKLKMESDKSADGAAKIERVSTLSRSQSRFASRGESFDEEEPKNNTSSVLSRLKSSYSRSQSVKRNPSSMVSDQDPLGGSEEKPVIPLRLSSHQICLLLSSIWVQSLSPHNMPQNYEAIANTYSLVLLFGRTKNSSNEVLVWSFQLAFSLRNLSLGGPLQPSRRRSLFTLATSMIIFAARAFNIPPLVNNAKTALQEKTVDPFLQLVEDSKLDAVFYGQEEQPAKGYGSKEDDDDALISLVAIEETTQNQPREHYAAMIMKFLGKLSDQDSSSIREQLVSDFIPIDGCPVGTQLTESPVHVHRSEDKNNKPREMDETQSLIPEIDAAPTPPEDQLALDTQPNAKTAFLLSIDELLSAVSQTTAQLGRYSVSDPPDMTYTEMAGHCEALLMGKQEKMSFMSAKSNKFSNQTKESSSPALPSGGGGNPFVDQTNSWETMGLGAPAAASNMCVTEYQNHPPFFNPPSSTPFDNFLKPVGSS, from the exons ATGGGGGCCGTTGCTAGGACCGTGTTCCCCGTATGTGAAAGCTTATGTTGCTTTTGTCCCGCGTTGCGAGCCAGATCCAGACATCCCGTCAAGAGATACAAACAACTTCTCGCCGACATCTTCCCTCGTTCCCCG GATGAGCAACCTAACGACAGAAAAATAAGCAAACTATGTGAATATGCTGCCAAAAACCCTCTTCGTATTCCTAAG ATTACAACCTATCTTGAACAAAGGTGTTACAAGGAACTGAGACTGGAGCAATTTCACTCTGTAAAGACTGTCATGTGTATCTACAAGAAGCTCTTGGTTGCCTGTAATGAACAAAT GTCTTTGTTTGCTAGTAGCTACCTTGGCCTCATTCATATCCTTCTGGATCAGTCCAGGCATGATGAGATGCGCGTTTTAGGTTGTGAAGCTATCTATGACTTTGTTACCAGTCAG acaGAAGGCACATACATGTTTAACTTAGATGGGTTGATCCCAAAAATATGTCCTCTAGCTCACGaacttggagaagaagaaagaacaataCATTTGTGTTCTGCTGGCCTCCAAGCTCTCTCATCCTTG GTTTGGTTCATGGGAGAGTTTTCACATATCTCAGTGGAATTTGACAAT GTTGTCTCTGTTGTCTTAGAAAATTATGGAGGAGTTGTTCAATCTTCCACTGGTGCTGTACAACAACAAGACAACAACACTGCTTCTGAACTTTCTCCCGCAGAAGCTGAGACAAGGATTGCTTCTTGGACAAGAATTGTGGATGACAGAGGCAAGGCCATTGTATCTGT GGAAGATTCTAAGAATCCTAAGTTTTGGTCGAGGGTTTGTCTTCATAATCTTGCCAAGTTAGCAAAAGAAGCTACAACAGTGAGGCGTGTACTCGAGTCACTCTTCCGCTACTTTGATTTCAATGAAGTTTGGTCCACGGACAACGGTCTTGCTTTATATGTTTTGCAGGACGTTCAGCTACTGATAGAAAGATCTG GGCAAAACACGCACTTCTTGTTATCAATCCTGATCAAGCATCTTGATCACAAGAATGTTCTGAAAAAACCTAAGATGCAACTAGACATAGTCTATGTTGCAACTGCACTTGCTCAACAGACTAAAGTTCAGCCATCAGTTGCAATAATTGGTGCATTGAGTGATATGATTAGGCATCTGAGGAAGAGCATTCATTGTTCATTAGATGATTCAAATCTTGGGAATGAGATGATTCAGTACAATCTCAAGTTTGAAACTGCAGTTGAGCAATGCCTAGTGCAGTTATCACAGAAG GTAGGAGATGCAGGTCCTATCCTTGACATAATGGCTGTCATGTTAGAAAGCATGTCAAACATTACAGTCATGGCAAGAACCCTAATTTCCGCTGTCTTCCGGACAGCACAGATTATAGCAGCCATACCAAATCTATCATATGAAAACAAG GCTTTTCCAGATGCATTATTCCATCAGCTGCTTCAAGCTATGGTTTGTGCTGACCATGAATCTAGGATGGGTGCCCACCGTATATTCTCTGTTGTTCTGGTCCCATCTTCTGTTTGTCCAAACTCAGTTCCAAAGTCTAGAAGACCTGCTGACATGCAGAGGACACTGTCAAGAACTGTGTCTGTGTTCTCTTCTTCAGCTGCATTGTTTAGAAAACTGAAGATGGAGTCAGATAAATCTGCAGATGGTGCTGCAAAGATTGAGAGAGTCTCAACGCTTAGCAGGTCACAGTCAAGGTTTGCTAGTAGAGGTGAAAGTTTTGACGAGGAGGAGCCAAAGAACAATACAAGTTCAGTCTTGAGCCGGTTGAAGTCAAGTTACAGCAGGAGTCAGAGTGTGAAAAGGAACCCATCATCAATGGTATCTGATCAGGATCCTTTGGGAGGTTCAGAAGAGAAACCA GTGATACCTTTAAGATTAAGCAGCCACCAGATTTGTCTTTTGCTTTCTTCCATATGGGTGCAGTCTTTGTCTCCTCACAACATGCCACAAAACTATGAAGCCATTGCTAATACATATAGCTTAGTACTTCTATTTGGAAGGACTAAG AACTCAAGCAATGAAGTCCTGGTCTGGAGCTTTCAGCTGGCATTTTCTTTGAGAAATCTTTCTCTTGGAG GACCATTGCAGCCATCAAGGCGTAGATCACTCTTCACTCTTGCTACATCAATGATCATTTTCGCAGCAAGAGCCTTCAACATCCCTCCTCTTGTTAATAACGCGAAAACCGCACTACAGGAGAAAACG GTAGACCCGTTTCTTCAACTAGTGGAAGATTCCAAGCTAGATGCTGTGTTCTATGGACAAGAAGAGCAACCAGCTAAAGGTTATGGATCAAAAGAAGACGATGATGATGCTTTGATTTCACTTGTGGCCATAGAAGAAACTACACAAAATCAACCTAGAGAACATTATGCTGCCATGATAATGAAGTTTCTTGGGAAACTATCAGAT CAAGACTCGTCGTCTATAAGGGAGCAGCTAGTTTCAGATTTTATACCTATCGACGGTTGTCCTGTTGGAACACAGTTGACAGAATCTCCAGTTCATGTTCACCGTTCTGAAGATAAAAACAACAAACCACGAGAAATG GATGAAACTCAGTCTCTTATACCGGAGATTGATGCAGCGCCGACTCCACCAGAGGACCAGCTTGCTCTTGATACACAACCTAATGCCAAAACCGCGTTCCTCCTAAGCATCGATGAACTTCTTAGTGCA GTGTCTCAGACAACAGCACAGTTGGGGAGATACTCAGTGTCTGATCCACCAGACATGACATACACAGAAATGGCAGGACATTGCGAGGCTCTTCTCATGGGGAAGCAAGAGAAGATGTCTTTCATGTCAGCAAAAAGCAACAAGTTCAGCAACCAAACTAAAGAGAGTAGTAGTCCTGCTTTGCCTTCTGGTGGTGGTGGGAATCCTTTTGTGGATCAGACAAACTCTTGGGAGACTATGGGACTGGGTGCACCTGCAGCGGCTTCGAATATGTGTGTCACTGAGTACCAAAACCATCCTCCTTTCTTCAATCCTCCGAGCTCCACTCCTTTTGACAACTTCCTTAAGCCCGTTGGTTCCTCCTGA
- the LOC106425805 gene encoding L-ascorbate oxidase, which yields MSVIVWWLVTVVLVAVHSASARVVELDWEVEYKFWWPDCKEGIVMAINGQFPGPTIDAVAGDIVIIHLTNKLSTEGVVIHWHGIRQRGTPWSDGAAGVTQCPINPGETFTYNFTVDKPGTHFYHGHYGMQRSAGLYGMMIVRSPKEKLRYDGEFNLLLSDWWHQSTHSQELALSSSPMRWIGEPQSLLINGRGQFNCSQAAYLSNEGKRQCTFRKNDQCAPETLRVRPNKVYRLRIASTTALASLNLAVEGHKLEVVEADGNYVKPFTVDDIDIYSGETYSVLLRTHSFPTKKHFISVGVRGRKPNTTQALTVLSYIDAPESARPSLPPPVTPRWDDYNRSISFSNKFFAAKGYPPPPEKSDEQLYLLNTQNLIDGHTKWAINNVSLSVTATPYIGAIRYGLNTLSYLKSPAKELVKSYDITKPPVNPTTTKSSGIYKFPMGIVVDVILQNANVLKGKISEIHPWHLHGHDFWVLGYGDGKFRPGVDEKKYNLKNPPLRNTVALYPFGWTALRFVTDNPGVWFFHCHIEPHLHMGMGVVFAEGVDRIAKMDIPDEVLGCGLTRKWLMNRGRH from the exons ATGTCGGTAATTGTGTGGTGGCTAGTAACGGTGGTTCTGGTGGCGGTTCACTCGGCCTCCGCCAGAGTTGTAGAATTAGACTGGGAAGTAGAGTATAAGTTCTGGTGGCCAGATTGTAAAGAAGGCATCGTTATGGCTATCAACGGCCAGTTCCCGGGGCCAACGATTGATGCTGTCGCCGGAGACATCGTCATCATTCACCTCACCAACAAACTCTCCACCGAAGGTGTTGTCATCCATTGGCACGGCATACGTCAG AGAGGGACTCCATGGTCAGATGGAGCAGCTGGTGTGACACAGTGTCCCATTAATCCTGGCGAGACTTTCACTTACAATTTCACAGTCGATAAG CCGGGAACACATTTCTACCACGGCCACTACGGGATGCAGAGATCAGCGGGACTGTACGGGATGATGATAGTGAGATCGCCTAAAGAGAAACTACGTTACGATGGAGAGTTTAATCTGCTGCTCAGTGATTGGTGGCACCAAAGCACTCACTCTCAAGAACTGGCTCTTTCATCGAGCCCTATGCGTTGGATAGGCGAGCCTCAGAGTCTATTGATCAATGGGAGAGGACAGTTCAACTGTTCCCAAGCTGCGTATTTAAGCAACGAAGGGAAGAGGCAGTGCACGTTTAGAAAAAATGATCAATGCGCACCTGAAACGCTGAGAGTCAGGCCCAATAAAGTTTATCGTCTTCGGATTGCTAGCACCACCGCCCTTGCTTCACTCAACTTGGCCGTTGAA GGACACAAGCTAGAAGTCGTTGAAGCCGACGGCAACTACGTCAAGCCGTTCACCGTCGACGACATCGACATCTACTCCGGCGAGACCTACTCCGTTCTCCTCCGAACCCACTCATTTCCAACCAAGAAACACTTCATCTCCGTCGGAGTCCGTGGTCGGAAACCCAACACTACACAAGCACTCACCGTCTTAAGCTACATCGATGCACCCGAATCCGCACGTCCATCTCTTCCCCCGCCGGTGACTCCAAGATGGGACGACTACAACCGCAGCATAAGCTTCTCCAACAAGTTCTTCGCCGCAAAAGGATACCCGCCGCCGCCGGAGAAATCAGACGAACAGCTTTACCTCCTCAACACGCAGAATCTCATCGACGGCCACACGAAATGGGCTATCAACAACGTCTCATTATCCGTTACGGCGACGCCGTACATCGGAGCCATCAGATACGGGTTGAACACGCTTAGCTACTTAAAATCTCCGGCAAAGGAGCTGGTGAAGAGCTACGACATCACGAAACCGCCGGTGAATCCCACCACGACGAAGAGCAGCGGGATATACAAGTTCCCGATGGGGATCGTGGTGGACGTGATTCTCCAAAACGCCAACGTTTTGAAAGGTAAGATAAGCGAGATCCATCCGTGGCATTTGCACGGTCATGacttttgggttttgggttacGGCGACGGGAAGTTCCGTCCCGGAGTTGATGAGAAGAAGTATAATTTAAAGAATCCGCCGTTACGGAATACGGTAGCGTTGTATCCGTTTGGATGGACGGCGTTAAGGTTTGTAACGGATAATCCTGGGGTTTGGTTTTTTCACTGTCATATCGAACCGCATTTGCATATGGGTATGGGTGTGGTTTTCGCTGAAGGAGTAGACCGGATCGCGAAGATGGATATACCGGATGAGGTGCTCGGTTGTGGGTTAACCAGGAAATGGCTCATGAACCGGGGACGCCATTAG
- the LOC106425768 gene encoding uncharacterized protein LOC106425768, which produces MLSIIFFPEAKKKMSLFISRVRNLSAYRVVSARFFSSLPPESPCFLLSDKTVKECRESGERIVRYRIFDPRTEQVVTTSEKKLPKELIGQTLFGSSQGWVASMDSKDLPINLTDVYKPLVTSPRVIPLPSLGFYPRPFTTELSLSSQCPDQDQEDFTVAAKFCGTHLSVCTPCLNSEWIHIETSLPLVPASELMYSKRDKAFYFTSAKGLYMGSLPLSSNKKEKKKIKYQEVRLCNFPKIPGEMLDRCFASKHLVESPSGDLFLVKWYAQCTHIEEDGNGEAQGIHSKTKRFMVFRQDKKRRGYFSYTEDIGDLCIFLSKGEALCLSSSMYPGLKPNSIYYIGHGLGSYDLASGAVHSFESLGATMLNHAPFWIH; this is translated from the exons ATGCTATCTATAATCTTTTTCCCTGAAGCAAAGAAGAAAATGTCTCTGTTTATCAGCCGAGTCAGGAATCTATCT GCATATAGAGTGGTCAGTGCTCGATTCTTCTCATCTTTGCCGCCGGAGTCTCCTTGTTTCCTTTTGAGTGATAAGACGGTGAAAGAGTGTCGGGAGAGTGGTGAAAGGATCGTAAGATACAGAATATTCGACCCGAGGACTGAACAAGTAGTGACTACCTCCGAGAAGAAGCTTCCCAAGGAGCTGATTGGTCAAACACTCTTTGGATCATCGCAAGGATGGGTTGCTTCCATGGACAGTAAAGATCTCCCTATAAATCTGACGGATGTGTATAAGCCACTTGTCACATCCCCAAGAGTCATACCTTTGCCTTCCCTCGGTTTTTATCCGCGTCCCTTTACAACCGAGCTGTCTCTTTCGTCTCAGTGTCCTGACCAAGACCAAGAAGACTTCACTGTGGCTGCAAAATTTTGCGGAACTCATCTAAGTGTATGCACTCCTTGTTTGAACTCCGAGTGGATTCACATAGAGACCTCTTTACCTCTCGTTCCAGCCTCTGAGCTCATGTATTCCAAGAGAGACAAAGCCTTCTATTTCACCAGTGCTAAGGGTCTCTACATGGGTTCACTGCCTCTCAGCAGCaacaagaaggagaagaagaagataaagtaTCAAGAAGTGCGTCTATGCAACTTCCCTAAGATCCCTGGGGAGATGTTGGATAGATGTTTCGCGAGCAAGCACTTGGTGGAATCTCCCTCTGGTGATCTTTTTTTGGTCAAGTGGTACGCACAGTGCACACACATAGAGGAGGACGGCAACGGGGAAGCGCAAGGCATACACAGCAAAACCAAGCGGTTCATGGTATTTAGGCAAGACAAAAAGCGCAGAGGATACTTTAGTTACACGGAAGATATTGGAGATCTATGCATCTTCCTTAGCAAGGGTGAAGCCTTGTGTCTTTCGTCGAGCATGTACCCGGGGCTCAAACCTAACTCCATCTATTACATTGGCCATGGTCTTGGTTCATACGACCTAGCCTCTGGTGCGGTTCATTCCTTTGAATCTCTAGGTGCTACAATGCTTAACCATGCTCCTTTCTGGATCCATTAA
- the LOC106425829 gene encoding leucine-rich repeat protein 1, whose amino-acid sequence MAFRRNCGLELLVASLTLTFALIQLVEANSDGDALYALRQSLSDPDHVLQSWDQNLVNPCTWFHVSCNQDSRVTRVDLGNSNLSGHLTPELGKLEHLQYLELYKNNIQGTIPSELGNLKSLISLDLYNNNLTGQIPTSLGKLKSLVFLRLNDNRLTGSIPRELTKIPSLKVFDVSNNDLCGTIPIEGPFEHIPLENFENNSRLEGPELLGLASYDTNCN is encoded by the exons ATGGCGTTTCGAAGAAACTGTGGGTTGGAGCTCTTGGTAGCTTCTTTAACTCTAACCTTCGCTCTGATTCAGCTAGTGGAGGCGAACTCAGATGGAGATGCTCTATACGCTCTTCGACAGAGCTTGTCGGATCCAGACCATGTGCTCCAGAGCTGGGATCAGAATCTTGTCAATCCTTGCACCTGGTTCCATGTCTCCTGTAACCAAGACAGCCGCGTCACTCGTGT GGATTTGGGTAATTCAAACCTTTCTGGACATCTTACCCCTGAGCTTGGCAAGCTCGAACATCTACAGTATCT GGAGCTGTACAAAAACAACATCCAAGGAACTATACCTTCTGAACTTGGAAACCTTAAAAGTCTCATCAGCTTGGATCTTTACAACAACAATCTTACCGGGCAGATTCCTACTTCTTTGGGGAAGTTGAAGTCTCTGGTCTTTCT CCGCCTCAATGACAACCGGTTGACTGGTTCAATCCCTAGAGAGCTCACCAAAATTCCAAGCCTTAAAGTCTT tGATGTGTCGAACAATGATTTGTGTGGAACTATCCCAATAGAAGGACCTTTTGAACACATTCCTTTGGAGaa CTTTGAGAACAACTCGAGATTGGAGGGACCGGAGTTACTCGGTCTTGCAAGCTACGACACCAACTGCAACTGA